One part of the Microbacterium aurugineum genome encodes these proteins:
- the recF gene encoding DNA replication/repair protein RecF (All proteins in this family for which functions are known are DNA-binding proteins that assist the filamentation of RecA onto DNA for the initiation of recombination or recombinational repair.), whose amino-acid sequence MIVEHLSLVDFRNYATAELTLHRGPNVLVGRNGQGKTNLAEAVVFLATLGSHRVSSDAPMVRDGQEFAVIRARLSHGERRVLVEVQVNRQGSNKARINGSPSKPNELPRYAHVVLFAPEDLQIVRGDPSARRRFSDQLLIQRTPRMAGVLADYDRVLKQRNALLKSARARGIRGEGLSTLDVWDDKLVSLGSEIITARQRLAVDLQQPVADAYEAIAGADHRPQLEWALSVGGGDPEEDEGGPEEVSPADRLSDPNRIADLFRASLAAKRSNELDRGLTLTGPHRDDLVLRVRDLPVKGYASHGESWSVALALRLASAELLRSESPAGDPVLILDDVFAELDADRRRRLAALTAGYEQVVVTAAVEEDIPEVLHAHVVRISAGTISDEREAADD is encoded by the coding sequence GTGATTGTGGAGCACCTGAGCCTGGTCGATTTCCGCAACTACGCGACCGCGGAACTCACTCTCCACCGGGGCCCGAACGTGCTCGTCGGACGCAACGGGCAGGGAAAGACGAACCTGGCGGAAGCGGTCGTGTTCCTGGCCACTCTCGGCTCGCATCGCGTGTCGTCCGATGCCCCCATGGTGCGCGACGGGCAGGAGTTCGCGGTCATCCGGGCACGGCTCTCGCACGGCGAGCGTCGAGTGCTCGTCGAAGTGCAGGTGAACAGGCAGGGGTCGAACAAGGCACGCATCAACGGCTCTCCGTCCAAGCCGAACGAGCTGCCCCGCTACGCGCACGTCGTCCTCTTCGCGCCGGAGGACCTGCAGATCGTCCGGGGCGACCCGTCCGCCCGCCGCCGGTTCAGCGACCAGCTCCTCATCCAGCGCACTCCACGGATGGCGGGCGTGCTCGCCGACTACGACCGTGTGCTCAAGCAGCGCAATGCCCTGCTGAAGTCGGCGCGTGCCCGCGGCATCCGGGGCGAAGGTCTGAGCACCCTCGATGTGTGGGACGACAAGCTGGTCTCCCTGGGGTCCGAGATCATCACGGCTCGACAGCGGTTGGCCGTCGATCTCCAACAACCCGTCGCCGATGCATATGAAGCGATCGCCGGTGCAGATCATCGTCCGCAGTTGGAGTGGGCGCTCTCGGTCGGTGGCGGCGACCCCGAAGAGGATGAGGGCGGACCCGAAGAGGTCTCCCCCGCCGACAGGCTCAGCGATCCGAACCGCATCGCGGACCTCTTCCGTGCCTCTCTCGCGGCGAAGCGTTCCAACGAACTCGACCGCGGCCTCACACTCACCGGACCGCATCGGGACGATCTCGTGCTCCGTGTCCGCGACCTTCCGGTGAAGGGGTACGCCTCGCACGGGGAGTCCTGGTCGGTCGCGCTCGCGCTCCGGCTGGCGTCGGCGGAGCTGTTGCGCAGTGAATCCCCCGCCGGCGATCCGGTCCTGATCCTCGACGACGTGTTCGCCGAGCTCGATGCGGACCGGCGTCGTCGACTCGCAGCCCTCACCGCAGGGTACGAACAGGTCGTGGTGACCGCGGCGGTGGAGGAAGATATCCCTGAGGTGCTGCACGCGCATGTGGTGCGCATCAGCGCCGGGACGATCAGTGATGAACGGGAGGCAGCCGATGACTGA
- the gyrA gene encoding DNA gyrase subunit A has product MTDEERTEPEHDHGKIDQVDLQSEMQRSYLDYAMAVIVGRALPDVRDGLKPVHRRVIYGMYDGGFRPDKSFSKCARVVGEVMGQYHPHGDSAIYDALVRLVQPWSLRYPLALGQGNFGSPGNMGAAAPRYTETKMAPLALEMVRDIEEETVDFTDNYDGQTQEPTVLPARFPNLLVNGSVGIAVGMATNIPPHNLREVADAALWALDNPGIPREELLDGLIQRVPGPDFPTGAQILGTKGIHEAYRTGRGSITMRAVVNVEEIQGRTCLVITELPYQVNPDNVAVKIGDLARDGKITGIADIRDESSDRTGQRLVVVLKRDAVAKVVLNNLYKHTQLQENFGANMLAIVDGVPRTLAIDGFITHWISHQIDVIVRRTEFRLREAEKRMHILRGYLKALDALDEVIALIRRSQTTADANEGLQKLLDIDEIQADAILQMQLRRLAALERQRIIDQANELEAQIADYKAILADEGRQRVIIREELTGIVDRFGDERRTHILHGFDGDVSMEDLIAEEEMVVTVTREGYIKRTRSDNYRSQHRGGKGVKGAQLRANDIVEHFFVTTTHHWLLFFTDKGRVYRAKTYEVPEAGRDAKGMHVANLLALQPDESIAQVLDIRDYGVADYLVLATREGLVKKTRLDTYDTNRQGGVIAIRLNEEDELVSALLVNAEDDILLISRHGMSVRFEATDEALRPMGRATAGVRGMKFKIDDDSLLSASVAAPGKFVFVVTDGGYAKRTAIEEYRVQGRGGTGIKVAKLNDDRGTLAGGLIVAEDDEVLVVLSSGKVVRSAVAEVPAKGRDTMGVVFARTTEADRILAIARNGERGLAEEEAEAEDAEIQAPETTETPEDTDA; this is encoded by the coding sequence ATGACTGACGAAGAACGCACCGAACCGGAACACGATCACGGCAAGATCGACCAGGTCGACCTGCAGTCGGAGATGCAGCGCAGCTACCTCGACTACGCCATGGCCGTCATCGTGGGGCGCGCCCTCCCCGATGTGCGCGACGGACTCAAGCCGGTGCACCGCCGTGTGATCTACGGCATGTACGACGGAGGGTTCCGCCCGGACAAGTCGTTCTCCAAGTGCGCACGTGTGGTCGGCGAGGTCATGGGCCAGTACCACCCGCATGGCGACTCGGCGATCTACGACGCCCTCGTGCGACTGGTTCAGCCGTGGTCCCTCCGCTACCCGCTCGCTCTCGGGCAAGGCAACTTCGGTTCCCCCGGGAACATGGGCGCCGCGGCTCCGCGATACACCGAGACGAAGATGGCTCCGCTCGCGCTCGAGATGGTGCGCGACATCGAAGAGGAGACCGTCGACTTCACCGACAACTACGACGGTCAGACGCAGGAGCCGACGGTTCTCCCCGCCCGGTTCCCGAACCTGCTCGTCAACGGTTCCGTCGGTATCGCGGTCGGCATGGCCACGAACATCCCGCCGCACAACCTGCGCGAGGTGGCGGATGCGGCGCTGTGGGCGCTGGACAACCCCGGCATCCCCCGCGAGGAGCTGCTCGACGGTCTGATCCAGCGCGTTCCCGGCCCCGACTTCCCGACCGGCGCGCAGATCCTCGGGACGAAGGGCATCCACGAGGCGTATCGGACCGGTCGCGGCTCGATCACGATGCGCGCGGTCGTCAACGTCGAGGAGATCCAGGGTCGTACCTGCCTCGTCATCACCGAGCTGCCTTATCAGGTCAACCCCGACAACGTCGCGGTCAAGATCGGCGACCTGGCCCGTGACGGCAAGATCACCGGCATCGCCGACATCCGTGACGAGTCCTCGGACCGCACGGGTCAGCGTCTGGTCGTCGTGCTCAAGCGCGACGCCGTCGCGAAGGTCGTGCTCAACAACCTGTACAAGCACACGCAGTTGCAGGAGAACTTCGGCGCGAACATGCTCGCGATCGTGGACGGTGTCCCGCGCACGCTCGCGATCGACGGGTTCATCACGCACTGGATCTCCCACCAGATCGATGTGATCGTGCGACGCACCGAGTTCCGGCTGCGCGAGGCCGAGAAGCGGATGCACATCCTGCGCGGATATCTGAAGGCGCTCGACGCGCTCGACGAGGTCATCGCGCTCATCCGACGGTCGCAGACCACGGCGGATGCGAACGAGGGTCTCCAGAAGCTCCTCGACATCGATGAGATCCAGGCCGATGCGATCCTGCAGATGCAGCTGCGTCGCCTCGCAGCTCTCGAGCGTCAGCGGATCATCGATCAGGCGAACGAGCTCGAGGCCCAGATCGCGGACTACAAGGCGATCCTCGCCGACGAGGGTCGTCAGCGTGTGATCATCCGCGAAGAGCTGACCGGCATCGTCGACCGCTTCGGTGACGAGCGTCGCACGCACATCCTGCACGGCTTCGACGGCGATGTGTCGATGGAAGACCTCATCGCCGAAGAAGAGATGGTGGTGACCGTCACGCGCGAGGGCTACATCAAGCGCACGCGCAGTGACAACTACCGCTCCCAGCACCGTGGCGGCAAGGGCGTCAAGGGCGCTCAGTTGCGGGCGAACGACATCGTCGAGCACTTCTTCGTGACGACCACGCACCACTGGCTGCTGTTCTTCACCGACAAGGGCCGGGTCTACCGCGCGAAGACCTACGAGGTGCCGGAGGCCGGACGTGACGCCAAGGGCATGCACGTCGCGAACCTCCTCGCACTGCAGCCCGATGAGAGCATCGCCCAGGTGCTCGACATCCGTGACTACGGGGTGGCGGACTACCTCGTGCTCGCCACACGGGAGGGCCTCGTCAAGAAGACCCGGCTCGACACGTACGACACCAACCGCCAGGGCGGCGTCATCGCGATCCGTCTGAACGAGGAGGACGAGCTGGTCAGCGCGCTCCTCGTGAACGCGGAAGACGACATCCTCCTCATCAGCCGGCACGGGATGTCGGTGCGCTTCGAGGCCACCGATGAGGCGCTGCGTCCGATGGGTCGCGCGACGGCCGGTGTTCGCGGCATGAAGTTCAAGATCGACGACGACTCCCTGCTCTCGGCCTCCGTCGCCGCCCCGGGGAAGTTCGTCTTCGTCGTCACCGACGGCGGCTACGCGAAGCGCACCGCGATCGAGGAATACCGGGTCCAGGGACGCGGCGGGACAGGCATCAAGGTCGCCAAGTTGAACGACGATCGGGGCACTCTCGCGGGCGGTCTGATCGTCGCAGAGGACGACGAGGTCTTGGTGGTTCTGTCCAGCGGCAAGGTGGTACGCTCTGCCGTGGCCGAGGTCCCCGCCAAGGGTCGCGACACCATGGGAGTGGTGTTCGCCCGGACGACGGAGGCCGATCGCATCCTCGCCATCGCCCGTAACGGTGAGCGTGGCCTCGCCGAAGAAGAGGCCGAAGCGGAGGATGCCGAGATCCAGGCACCTGAGACGACAGAAACCCCCGAGGATACAGACGCATGA
- a CDS encoding DUF721 domain-containing protein yields MTDAAPTPAADVPETVGTYLRLRGLQPSSKSWKRKRRITTDDDNAPFTPGRDPGTLGAVLDKLSRDSGWQITLAREDLVRQWADLAGADTAKHSEPVSLERGLLTVKCDSTAWAKNLQFMRATILTEIGRRYPEAGVENLRFIGPDVPSWKWGPRAVPGRGPRDTYG; encoded by the coding sequence ATGACTGACGCCGCACCGACTCCCGCTGCCGATGTTCCCGAGACGGTCGGCACCTACCTGCGTCTGCGCGGTCTGCAGCCGAGCTCGAAGAGCTGGAAGCGCAAGCGTCGCATCACGACCGATGACGACAACGCGCCGTTCACGCCCGGGCGGGACCCCGGGACCCTCGGCGCGGTCCTGGACAAGCTGAGCCGCGACTCGGGGTGGCAGATCACTCTGGCCAGGGAAGACCTCGTCCGTCAGTGGGCGGATCTCGCGGGCGCCGACACGGCGAAGCACTCCGAACCCGTCTCCCTGGAGCGAGGATTGCTCACCGTGAAGTGCGACTCGACGGCGTGGGCGAAGAACCTGCAGTTCATGCGCGCGACGATTCTCACCGAGATCGGTCGCCGCTATCCGGAGGCCGGCGTGGAGAACCTGCGCTTCATCGGACCGGACGTCCCCTCGTGGAAATGGGGTCCCAGAGCCGTTCCAGGGCGGGGCCCGCGCGATACCTACGGGTAG
- the gyrB gene encoding DNA topoisomerase (ATP-hydrolyzing) subunit B, with the protein MTPESPADETESNIGGTPEDQGTIAPKAKQPGEYGADSIQILEGLEAVRKRPGMYIGSTGPRGLHHLVYEIVDNSVDEALAGYADTIFVTMLADGGVRVVDNGRGIPVDPHSSDPNKSTVEVVLTILHAGGKFGGGAYAVSGGLHGVGSSVVNALSTRFDVEVKQKGFVWRHSFADGGIPQQKLEKGEATEETGTSITFWPDASIFTETIEFDYDTLRTRFQQMAFLNKGLRIELRDERESSAYEVEEDGATVTKQPGDVFYYERGLVDYVEYLNKVRHAEVVNDEIIAFESEDTERKISLEVAMQWTTSYTENVFTYANTINTHEGGTHEEGFRAALTTLVNKYARANNLLKEKDDNLSGDDVREGLTAVISIKLGEPQFEGQTKTKLGNTEAKAFVQKVVGDQLGDWLERNPNQAKNVVRKAIDAATARLAARKARETARRKSVFESAAMPDKLKDCTSKDPSISEIFLVEGDSAGGSAVQGRDPHTQAILALRGKILNVERARLDKALGNKEVQAMIQAFGTGIGEEFDIEKARYHKIVLMADADVDGQHITTLLLTLLFRYMRGLIEAGFVYLAMPPLYRLKWSNSAHEYVFSDAERDALLAHGLENGKRIPKDAGIQRYKGLGEMNPKELWETTMDHTTRTLQQITIEDAAAADEIFSVLMGEDVESRRSFIQRNAKDVRFLDI; encoded by the coding sequence ATGACGCCTGAATCCCCCGCTGACGAGACGGAATCGAACATCGGGGGAACCCCCGAGGACCAGGGCACCATTGCACCCAAGGCGAAGCAGCCCGGGGAGTACGGCGCCGACTCGATCCAGATCCTCGAAGGCCTCGAAGCCGTCCGCAAGCGTCCCGGTATGTATATCGGTTCCACGGGACCGCGCGGTCTGCACCACCTCGTCTACGAGATCGTCGACAACTCGGTCGATGAGGCCCTCGCCGGATACGCCGACACGATCTTCGTGACGATGCTCGCCGACGGTGGCGTGCGTGTGGTCGACAACGGTCGAGGCATCCCGGTGGACCCGCACTCTTCCGACCCGAACAAGTCGACGGTCGAGGTCGTGCTCACGATCCTGCACGCCGGCGGAAAGTTCGGAGGGGGCGCCTACGCCGTCTCCGGTGGTCTGCACGGTGTCGGATCTTCGGTCGTGAACGCGCTCTCGACGCGGTTCGACGTCGAGGTCAAGCAGAAGGGCTTCGTCTGGCGGCACAGCTTCGCCGACGGCGGCATCCCGCAGCAGAAGCTCGAGAAGGGCGAGGCGACCGAGGAGACCGGAACCAGCATCACGTTCTGGCCGGACGCCTCGATCTTCACCGAGACGATCGAGTTCGACTACGACACGCTGCGCACACGATTCCAGCAGATGGCGTTCCTCAACAAGGGACTGCGCATCGAGCTGCGTGACGAGCGGGAGTCGTCTGCGTACGAGGTCGAGGAAGACGGCGCGACCGTCACCAAGCAGCCCGGCGACGTGTTCTACTACGAGCGCGGACTGGTCGACTACGTCGAGTACCTCAACAAGGTGCGTCACGCCGAAGTCGTGAACGACGAGATCATCGCGTTCGAGTCGGAGGACACCGAGCGCAAGATCTCGCTCGAAGTCGCGATGCAGTGGACGACGTCCTACACCGAGAACGTCTTCACCTATGCGAACACGATCAACACCCACGAAGGTGGGACGCACGAGGAGGGCTTCCGGGCAGCTCTGACCACGCTGGTCAACAAGTACGCCCGGGCGAACAACCTCCTCAAGGAGAAGGACGACAACCTCTCCGGTGACGACGTGCGTGAGGGACTGACCGCGGTCATCTCGATCAAGCTCGGCGAGCCGCAGTTCGAAGGTCAGACCAAGACCAAGCTCGGCAACACCGAGGCGAAGGCATTCGTGCAGAAGGTCGTCGGCGATCAGCTCGGCGACTGGCTCGAGCGCAACCCGAACCAGGCGAAGAACGTCGTCCGCAAGGCGATCGATGCCGCGACCGCTCGTCTCGCCGCTCGCAAGGCCCGCGAGACCGCTCGCCGCAAGAGCGTGTTCGAGTCTGCGGCCATGCCGGACAAGCTCAAGGACTGCACCAGCAAGGATCCCTCCATCAGCGAGATCTTCCTCGTCGAGGGTGACTCGGCCGGTGGTTCCGCGGTGCAGGGTCGCGACCCGCACACGCAGGCGATCCTGGCGCTCCGGGGGAAGATCCTCAACGTCGAGCGTGCACGTCTCGACAAGGCGCTGGGCAACAAGGAAGTCCAGGCGATGATCCAGGCCTTCGGCACGGGGATCGGCGAAGAGTTCGACATCGAGAAGGCTCGCTATCACAAGATCGTCCTGATGGCGGATGCCGATGTCGACGGCCAGCACATCACGACTCTGCTGCTCACCCTGCTGTTCCGCTACATGCGCGGACTCATCGAGGCCGGCTTCGTGTACCTCGCGATGCCGCCGCTGTACCGCCTGAAGTGGTCGAACTCCGCACACGAGTATGTGTTCAGCGACGCCGAGCGCGACGCCCTGCTCGCGCACGGCCTCGAGAACGGCAAGCGGATCCCGAAGGATGCCGGCATCCAGCGCTACAAGGGTCTCGGTGAGATGAACCCGAAGGAGCTGTGGGAGACGACGATGGACCACACCACGCGCACCCTGCAGCAGATCACCATCGAGGACGCGGCCGCGGCCGACGAGATCTTCAGTGTGCTGATGGGCGAAGACGTCGAGTCCCGACGCAGCTTCATCCAGCGCAACGCCAAGGACGTCCGCTTCCTCGACATCTGA